The following proteins are co-located in the Dyadobacter chenwenxiniae genome:
- a CDS encoding RagB/SusD family nutrient uptake outer membrane protein, with protein sequence MKKILLSGILAVILAGCKENFLNLTPPTSLSSATYYQTEDQFRQAINSAYTPLRELTDIGVYDGEMRSDNTFFTIYQANRGLDKSREAYPQFLIDATASSIPNTPGSRWGASYRGIAYANTIIDRLDANTSIRADAKNAMLGEALFLRAYYYFGLVTHFGGVPLQLKEVTNSQESFQPRNTPAEVYTQIKTDVQSAINLLPVATTFPQNGRATKGAAKMLLAYALMSGENRDYAAAEKELLDITKMNYALLPDYAKVFDPANKNHQESIFDVQYMADQVSGQQSAFAWQFMPKVTNPQFLMGFDGGRMNIFSGWNVPTDELVSSYEKGDLRLPASVAVVEGTISGVEDFTAELLTSPVNYTPKAGKAFRYMISKYFHPPYDIAFNTPDNFPVYRYSGALLLLAECLVQQNKAGAALPYLNQVRRRAGLTELGTATLDAVANEMRHELAFENHRWQDLIRIGNAIEVATAKGKRLKAQYGWILPAAFTVTPEKLLDPIPFRETQINTELVQNPGY encoded by the coding sequence ATGAAAAAAATACTTTTAAGTGGAATCCTGGCCGTCATCCTGGCTGGTTGTAAGGAAAACTTCCTGAATCTTACTCCGCCGACGAGTTTAAGTTCGGCTACTTATTACCAGACCGAAGATCAGTTCAGGCAGGCAATCAACTCTGCGTATACACCGCTGCGTGAGCTTACGGATATCGGTGTGTATGATGGCGAAATGCGCTCGGACAATACATTTTTCACCATTTATCAGGCCAACCGAGGTTTGGATAAATCCCGGGAAGCCTATCCTCAGTTTCTTATTGATGCAACCGCTTCCAGTATTCCCAATACGCCCGGCAGCCGATGGGGAGCCAGTTACCGGGGCATTGCCTATGCCAACACCATCATAGACCGGCTGGATGCCAATACCAGTATAAGGGCCGATGCCAAAAATGCCATGCTTGGAGAAGCACTTTTCCTGCGGGCCTATTACTACTTCGGCTTGGTAACCCATTTTGGTGGTGTACCCCTTCAGCTAAAAGAAGTGACCAATTCCCAGGAGTCGTTCCAGCCCCGAAATACACCTGCTGAGGTATATACCCAGATCAAAACCGATGTACAAAGTGCTATCAACCTGCTTCCTGTTGCCACCACTTTTCCGCAAAACGGGCGTGCTACAAAGGGAGCAGCAAAGATGTTACTGGCTTACGCGCTAATGTCGGGCGAAAACAGGGACTATGCCGCTGCTGAAAAAGAGCTGCTCGACATTACGAAGATGAATTACGCACTCCTGCCCGATTACGCAAAAGTATTTGACCCTGCAAATAAGAATCATCAGGAGTCTATTTTTGACGTACAATATATGGCTGACCAGGTGAGTGGCCAGCAGAGTGCTTTTGCCTGGCAGTTTATGCCCAAAGTAACCAATCCCCAGTTTCTGATGGGATTTGATGGAGGCCGGATGAATATTTTCAGCGGCTGGAACGTACCTACCGATGAGCTGGTAAGTTCGTACGAAAAAGGAGACCTGAGGCTGCCCGCTTCCGTTGCCGTTGTCGAGGGAACCATCAGCGGCGTGGAAGATTTCACGGCCGAACTGCTTACATCTCCCGTCAATTATACGCCCAAGGCAGGAAAAGCATTCCGGTACATGATCAGTAAGTACTTCCATCCGCCTTATGACATTGCCTTTAATACGCCCGACAACTTTCCCGTTTACCGATATTCCGGAGCGCTGCTGCTGCTGGCTGAATGTCTGGTACAGCAAAATAAGGCCGGAGCCGCTTTGCCTTACCTGAACCAGGTTCGCCGCAGAGCCGGGCTTACTGAGCTGGGCACTGCTACACTGGATGCTGTTGCAAATGAAATGCGGCATGAACTTGCCTTTGAAAATCATCGCTGGCAGGACCTGATCCGGATCGGCAATGCCATTGAAGTGGCAACAGCCAAAGGTAAACGGCTTAAAGCCCAGTATGGCTGGATTCTTCCCGCCGCCTTTACTGTAACCCCGGAAAAGTTGCTGGATCCCATTCCATTCAGAGAAACACAAATCAACACTGAACTTGTGCAGAACCCGGGCTATTGA
- a CDS encoding alpha-L-rhamnosidase C-terminal domain-containing protein has product MRIRVIVRARANIFNHLLVLLLCLWTLPGHGQIKEPYRPLHGGELNAKVIRDSPDPMIGYHWTNPGADDSLQIFTLLPRQTVASPSGAFRIEKSGITILGTGEVQFDFGQVNAGWVEFDSEDLDGEVQLSISEYKEPAILNAGAQHPVKTLKPVRYGNTYRLELNQQLYEGVRFAWLHVKTFSKPWKLTNFRLICQTKPVNYLGSFSCNDTLLNRIWYTGAYTVKLNVLQDYLGAILMERSDRHSWTGDAYPSQAASMAAFGNFDFVKKNIAFTAPQDNGIAAYSMYWVLGLLDYFRCTGDTAFLKAYADNAAKRLDAAYVHFDNLPNLSFMGWDERLGAGFERPNIPESQWAYRWLCINAWSKFAECMSVTGNASLAEKYSRYADAKRKQLSDDQLTSYGVHALAEVINAGNGPSSTIHHLAAKWFKDRNARLSYSPFNQYFILQGMAKAGYMTEALTTIRDQWGGQISYGGTTFFEVFRPSWNEALAPNSAPVNNQCGYTSLTHPWGAGVSRWLSDEILGVRPVTPGYKTFSIIPFLNESLTWVKGDVPTPWGIIKASFNSVTGDCEVHIPAGTTASKIGIPKNGRLIKGILVNNRPVKIKNQDAQYVYLHNLPSGSYRIRITYGKSLPSPSRTDKDELSYAVTEFTVDSTTGGNWKARFGKDGYLLAGRSTKENTLRKPVYIDSLRVIRAVNQTWEDQAADARALQQEVAGERFVSAFVTQDPRPTLQTFTLDIFKRNRAPYYLTLYFLDWDRKGRRSAIELFDANTLELLAPVQVIDNYANGKYLRFKVDRSVRVRINHVRGPNAALSGVFFN; this is encoded by the coding sequence ATGCGTATTCGAGTTATAGTGCGGGCAAGAGCGAATATTTTTAACCATTTATTGGTGCTTTTGCTCTGTTTATGGACTTTGCCTGGGCACGGGCAGATCAAAGAGCCTTATCGGCCTTTGCATGGCGGGGAATTGAATGCGAAGGTGATCAGGGATTCGCCGGATCCCATGATTGGTTACCATTGGACAAATCCTGGGGCCGACGATAGTCTGCAAATTTTTACCCTCCTGCCGCGGCAGACCGTTGCCAGCCCTTCCGGCGCTTTCCGGATAGAGAAGTCGGGCATTACGATCCTGGGTACCGGGGAGGTGCAATTTGATTTTGGCCAGGTGAATGCCGGGTGGGTGGAATTTGATTCAGAGGACCTGGATGGTGAGGTGCAGCTAAGCATCAGTGAGTACAAGGAACCGGCTATCCTGAATGCAGGTGCTCAGCATCCTGTCAAAACCCTCAAACCCGTTCGATATGGGAATACCTACCGGCTCGAACTGAATCAGCAGTTGTATGAAGGCGTCCGGTTTGCGTGGCTGCATGTTAAAACTTTCTCCAAACCCTGGAAGCTTACCAATTTCCGGCTTATCTGCCAGACCAAACCCGTCAACTATCTGGGCAGCTTTTCCTGCAATGATACCTTGCTTAACCGCATTTGGTATACGGGCGCGTATACAGTAAAGCTTAATGTGTTGCAGGATTACCTGGGAGCGATCCTGATGGAACGCAGCGACCGGCATTCCTGGACCGGCGATGCATATCCCTCACAGGCAGCGTCTATGGCAGCATTTGGTAATTTTGATTTTGTAAAAAAGAATATTGCATTCACCGCTCCTCAGGACAATGGTATTGCGGCCTACTCGATGTACTGGGTGCTGGGCCTGCTGGATTATTTCAGGTGCACCGGTGATACAGCCTTTCTGAAAGCTTACGCGGACAATGCTGCAAAACGGCTTGACGCCGCGTACGTGCACTTTGACAATTTGCCCAACCTGAGCTTCATGGGCTGGGACGAGCGGCTCGGTGCCGGATTTGAGCGGCCCAACATTCCCGAAAGTCAATGGGCTTATCGCTGGTTGTGCATTAACGCCTGGTCAAAATTTGCGGAATGCATGTCGGTCACTGGCAACGCGTCACTTGCGGAGAAGTACAGCAGGTATGCAGATGCTAAAAGAAAGCAGCTCTCGGATGATCAGCTCACCAGTTACGGCGTACACGCGCTAGCCGAGGTGATCAATGCTGGAAATGGCCCCTCATCCACGATACATCACTTAGCCGCAAAATGGTTTAAAGACCGGAATGCGCGGCTGTCGTATTCACCCTTCAACCAATACTTCATCTTGCAAGGCATGGCCAAAGCTGGTTACATGACGGAAGCGCTCACTACGATCAGGGATCAGTGGGGCGGACAAATTTCGTATGGCGGCACCACATTCTTTGAAGTGTTCCGGCCGTCGTGGAATGAGGCTTTGGCCCCGAATAGTGCGCCTGTTAACAATCAGTGTGGTTACACCAGTTTGACCCATCCCTGGGGAGCCGGGGTATCAAGATGGTTATCTGATGAAATACTGGGCGTGCGGCCTGTTACACCAGGCTATAAAACATTCAGCATCATCCCGTTTTTAAATGAATCGCTTACGTGGGTTAAGGGGGATGTACCAACGCCGTGGGGTATCATCAAAGCGTCGTTCAATTCTGTTACGGGCGATTGTGAGGTACATATTCCGGCAGGCACTACCGCGAGCAAGATAGGTATTCCCAAAAACGGGCGGCTGATCAAAGGGATTTTGGTAAACAACCGCCCGGTAAAAATCAAAAACCAGGACGCGCAGTATGTTTATTTGCATAACCTTCCATCAGGAAGTTACCGGATCAGGATCACTTATGGAAAATCATTGCCGTCCCCTTCGAGAACCGATAAGGATGAGCTCTCGTATGCGGTAACGGAATTTACGGTTGATTCCACGACTGGCGGCAACTGGAAAGCCAGGTTTGGGAAAGACGGCTATCTGCTGGCGGGCCGGAGCACGAAAGAAAATACGCTTAGAAAGCCTGTTTACATCGATTCGCTGCGGGTGATCAGGGCAGTTAACCAGACCTGGGAGGATCAGGCAGCCGATGCACGTGCATTGCAGCAGGAAGTGGCTGGGGAAAGATTCGTCAGCGCCTTTGTGACGCAGGACCCCCGGCCAACACTTCAAACCTTCACACTGGATATTTTTAAACGCAACCGGGCCCCGTACTACCTGACACTCTACTTCCTTGACTGGGACCGCAAAGGTCGCCGCTCGGCGATTGAACTGTTCGACGCCAACACATTGGAATTACTGGCACCTGTGCAGGTGATCGACAACTATGCGAATGGCAAATACCTGCGATTTAAAGTCGATCGCTCAGTTCGTGTGCGCATTAACCATGTGCGCGGGCCCAATGCAGCTCTTTCCGGTGTTTTCTTTAATTAA
- a CDS encoding helix-turn-helix domain-containing protein, whose protein sequence is MKKSIMTNNYIKYLTVGKTEEDWGMYLTTVGYSKVEPNQQYPNEPHPDSHKLTWNRGRILNDYYVIFITKGKGIFEAENLHPTEVTAGQCFFLFPGVWHRYKPDSKSGWEEYWLGFNGYYIQQLMKNLSFNSAKPFVDIKSNKEVIELLLRISDRVKIANLGYHQQIAGITLQLLGILHTISKFKVYDNDPVGRLIAKAEFILQESHEKQVDVENLAGQLPMSYSAFRKAFKRITGFSPNQYHLNLRLSRARDLLINTNLNISEITYQTGFDSVFYFSKVFKKKTGISPMAYRKQAIT, encoded by the coding sequence TTGAAGAAATCAATTATGACAAATAATTATATAAAATACTTAACCGTAGGAAAGACAGAGGAAGATTGGGGCATGTACCTGACAACGGTAGGATATTCAAAAGTTGAACCGAATCAGCAATATCCCAATGAACCGCACCCTGATAGTCATAAACTAACATGGAACAGAGGAAGGATCTTAAATGACTACTACGTCATATTCATAACCAAAGGCAAGGGTATATTTGAAGCAGAAAATCTGCACCCTACCGAAGTTACAGCCGGGCAATGTTTCTTTCTTTTCCCAGGGGTATGGCACCGCTACAAACCAGATTCAAAATCGGGCTGGGAAGAGTATTGGCTGGGTTTCAATGGTTATTATATTCAGCAACTGATGAAGAATCTTAGCTTCAATTCGGCCAAACCTTTCGTCGATATTAAATCCAACAAAGAAGTTATTGAGCTATTGCTTCGGATTTCTGACCGGGTTAAAATTGCCAACCTGGGTTATCACCAGCAGATAGCCGGCATCACCCTTCAGCTGCTGGGAATATTACATACTATATCGAAGTTTAAAGTTTATGATAACGATCCGGTTGGTCGATTGATCGCAAAAGCTGAATTTATCCTGCAAGAATCCCATGAAAAACAGGTGGACGTAGAGAATTTAGCTGGTCAGCTACCTATGAGCTATTCTGCATTCCGTAAAGCCTTCAAACGGATAACAGGTTTCTCGCCCAATCAATATCATCTGAACCTTCGCTTGTCGCGTGCGCGCGATTTGCTAATTAATACAAATTTGAATATCAGCGAAATAACTTACCAGACAGGATTCGATTCTGTTTTTTATTTTTCAAAGGTGTTCAAGAAAAAAACTGGTATATCGCCTATGGCATATAGAAAGCAAGCTATCACTTAA
- a CDS encoding SusC/RagA family TonB-linked outer membrane protein — MKKIYLGDRICYPAIFTIIFVLFGHIALFAQSRNITGTVRDMQGSPLPGVSLVVKDTQVGTITDVDGKFTIQASSGSTLTFSFVGYQTTSQEVDNADVLDIQLPTDETNLNEVVVVGYGTQTKRELTGAVASIKATEMKDIPATNISQRLQGKLAGVQINQNSGQPGGELSIRIRGAASINAGNNPLIVVDGFPTTSGLNVINPDAIESITVLKDAASASLYGSRAANGVILVTTKQAKNGQRNVQFSSFVGVQSVSDRGKPDLMNAPEFARFKKEYYEDAALYEGYTGGVPEQYRNPQQYGPNDGTNWFDVLLRTAAIQDYNLSFSTDAKTVQSVVHLGYNKQDGVMLNNSASRFTVRANNVFSISEKLRFGLNLGATHYVTNITPGLGEGRNIIQVAYLSDPTLKYRNDDGTYPIGFAPPGMFSTPNYYQVLKQTVNPAKYMVLMGNAYVDYQILKGLTFKSSININTSNDINRLFQPSTILGGPTPAASARGSYNTANYMSWLSENTLTYNKAFGNHNLEALVGYTTQKVTNENSNINGSQFPDNSIQWLNVAANRIGNVGASDYSLISYLGRLNYNFKGNYLVSLAFRSDGSSKFGPNNRYGTFPSASFGWVVSDEQFMKRYKFIDFFKVRASYGQVGNNNIGDYTYLAGVNPANYVLNNALASGRALAGIGNSNLTWETTTGYDFGVDLAFLNNRINVTYDYYKKKTDGLLYAIDIPVQSGYPAVTSNIGRFDFWGHEFAIDTRNIEGKFNWSTSFNISFNRNLVRKLGTNDAPIGGYQEYWDDNRTAVGNPIGLFYGYINTGVYMTQQEFESQPHGATSMVGTARFADISGPDGKPDGKIDINDRTFIGDPNPDFVYGMTNTLSYKKLDLSIVVAGTVGNDIADDAFQSTENIDGVFNVRKGVARRWRSEENPGDGIYPRTRAGTTADFRNFSTRQVFSGSYLAVKNITLGYLIPIGSKTTVKSVRAYFSTQNPFMLTKYPGMNPEVGLAGLNGLNLGRDFTAFPIARVYTLGLNVNF, encoded by the coding sequence ATGAAGAAAATTTACTTGGGCGACCGGATATGCTATCCCGCCATTTTTACAATCATTTTTGTCCTTTTTGGTCACATCGCGTTGTTTGCCCAGAGCCGGAATATTACGGGTACTGTCCGTGACATGCAGGGAAGTCCGCTGCCAGGAGTTAGCTTGGTAGTGAAAGACACCCAGGTGGGTACGATTACCGATGTGGATGGGAAATTCACTATCCAGGCTTCATCAGGCAGTACCCTCACTTTTAGCTTTGTTGGTTACCAAACCACAAGCCAAGAAGTTGACAATGCGGATGTTCTGGACATTCAGCTACCCACTGATGAGACCAACTTAAATGAAGTGGTGGTTGTAGGTTATGGCACCCAAACTAAACGTGAGCTGACAGGCGCTGTCGCAAGTATCAAGGCAACTGAAATGAAAGACATTCCGGCTACTAACATCAGCCAGCGGCTTCAGGGGAAATTGGCCGGTGTACAAATCAATCAGAATTCAGGACAGCCTGGTGGAGAACTTAGCATCAGGATCCGGGGAGCTGCTTCCATTAATGCAGGAAATAATCCTTTGATTGTAGTGGACGGTTTCCCAACAACGAGCGGCCTGAACGTAATTAATCCTGATGCCATCGAATCCATTACAGTATTAAAGGATGCGGCCTCAGCATCGCTTTACGGTTCTCGCGCCGCGAACGGGGTGATTTTGGTAACTACAAAGCAAGCCAAAAACGGCCAGCGAAATGTGCAGTTCAGCAGTTTCGTGGGCGTACAGTCGGTATCCGACCGAGGAAAGCCCGATCTGATGAACGCCCCGGAATTTGCCCGGTTCAAAAAGGAATATTATGAAGATGCTGCGCTCTATGAAGGCTACACCGGCGGGGTTCCGGAGCAATACCGGAATCCGCAGCAGTATGGCCCAAACGACGGAACCAACTGGTTTGATGTGCTGTTACGGACGGCTGCCATTCAGGACTATAACCTTTCCTTTTCTACGGACGCCAAAACGGTACAGTCAGTTGTTCATTTAGGCTACAACAAACAGGACGGCGTGATGCTCAACAACTCGGCCAGCCGTTTTACCGTGCGGGCCAACAATGTTTTCTCGATTTCGGAGAAATTACGTTTTGGTCTGAATCTGGGCGCCACGCACTATGTTACAAACATAACCCCTGGACTTGGCGAGGGCCGCAACATTATTCAGGTAGCATATTTGTCGGACCCCACTTTAAAATACAGGAATGATGATGGTACTTATCCGATCGGTTTTGCACCACCCGGAATGTTTTCCACACCCAATTATTACCAGGTACTTAAGCAAACGGTTAACCCGGCCAAGTATATGGTACTCATGGGAAATGCATATGTAGATTATCAGATCCTGAAAGGACTGACGTTCAAATCCAGCATCAATATCAACACCAGCAATGACATTAACCGGCTGTTCCAGCCGTCAACTATTCTGGGGGGACCTACGCCGGCCGCATCGGCCAGAGGTAGCTATAACACGGCCAACTATATGTCATGGCTGTCAGAGAATACTTTGACCTACAATAAAGCCTTCGGCAATCACAACCTGGAAGCTCTGGTAGGGTATACAACGCAAAAGGTAACCAACGAAAACAGCAACATCAATGGCAGCCAGTTTCCGGACAACAGCATTCAGTGGCTGAACGTAGCCGCCAACCGGATCGGGAATGTAGGTGCCAGTGATTATTCGCTGATCAGTTACCTGGGAAGGTTGAATTATAACTTCAAAGGAAACTACCTGGTTTCACTGGCTTTTCGCAGTGATGGTTCTTCAAAGTTCGGTCCAAACAATCGCTACGGCACATTCCCTTCGGCTTCATTTGGCTGGGTGGTTTCCGACGAGCAGTTTATGAAACGCTACAAGTTTATTGATTTTTTCAAAGTGCGGGCCAGCTATGGCCAGGTTGGAAACAACAATATCGGTGACTATACGTACCTGGCCGGAGTCAACCCGGCAAACTATGTGTTGAACAATGCATTGGCCTCGGGCCGGGCGCTCGCAGGTATCGGAAACTCCAACCTAACCTGGGAAACGACCACTGGGTATGACTTCGGCGTCGATCTTGCGTTTCTGAATAATCGTATCAATGTCACGTACGATTATTACAAAAAGAAAACGGATGGCCTGCTTTATGCCATTGACATTCCCGTACAATCTGGCTACCCAGCTGTGACTTCAAATATTGGGCGCTTTGATTTCTGGGGACATGAGTTTGCCATTGATACGCGAAACATCGAAGGGAAATTCAACTGGAGCACTAGTTTCAATATCTCCTTTAACCGCAACCTGGTTCGTAAGCTGGGCACCAATGACGCCCCGATCGGCGGATATCAGGAATATTGGGACGACAACCGCACAGCCGTAGGAAACCCCATTGGTCTTTTTTATGGGTACATCAATACGGGCGTATACATGACGCAGCAGGAATTTGAAAGCCAGCCGCACGGGGCCACGTCTATGGTAGGTACTGCGCGTTTTGCGGACATCAGCGGGCCGGATGGAAAGCCGGACGGAAAAATTGACATCAACGACCGGACTTTTATAGGTGATCCCAACCCGGATTTTGTTTATGGGATGACCAATACGCTGAGCTACAAAAAGCTTGATCTATCCATCGTTGTTGCCGGGACGGTCGGCAATGATATTGCCGACGATGCATTTCAGTCTACCGAAAATATTGATGGTGTATTCAATGTGCGCAAAGGTGTCGCGCGGCGGTGGCGGTCAGAAGAAAATCCGGGCGATGGCATTTACCCTAGAACCAGGGCAGGAACGACGGCCGATTTCCGGAATTTTTCTACCCGTCAGGTTTTCAGCGGCAGCTATCTGGCTGTCAAAAATATTACGCTTGGGTATCTCATTCCAATTGGCAGCAAAACAACTGTGAAGAGCGTCAGGGCGTATTTCAGTACCCAAAATCCATTCATGCTCACCAAATATCCGGGCATGAATCCCGAAGTCGGTCTGGCGGGCCTGAACGGATTGAATCTGGGCCGTGACTTTACAGCTTTCCCCATTGCAAGAGTATACACGCTTGGCCTTAACGTTAATTTCTGA